AAGCCCTAGCTATGAAAAGGTACTTAGAAGCTAAAGGAATAAATGAAAAAAGAATTATTATGGAAGATAAATCTACAAGTACTTTTGAGAACATTAAGTTCACAAGAGAAATAATCGACAAAATAGATAATACTGAAAAAAAGACAATATGCATTGTTACCAATGACTACCATATGTTTAGATCAAAAATGTTGGCAAGCCGTAATAATTTTGATCCTGTAGGTATTCCCTGCTCAACTTATTGGCAAAGCTATATAAGCAGTTATTTAAGAGAATCTATTGCGTTTATTAAATCATTTTTACTAGATAAATAAATCTTAAAACTGAGGTGAATTAAAAGTGAGTATTAATATTTTAGTTGTTGACGACGAAAAAGAGATAGCAGATTTAGTAGAACTTTATTTAAAAAACGAGGGTTATAAAATATTCAAATATTATAATGGTGCTGATGCTCTGCAATGTATAAAGAATAATAGACTAGACTTAGCAGTTTTAGATGTTATGCTTCCTGATATAAGTGGTTTTTCTATTTGCCAAAAAATACGTGAAAACCATCACTACCCCGTTATTATGTTAACTGCCAAGGTAGAAGATATTGATAAAATTACTGGCTTAACAATTGGTGCTGATGACTATATAACTAAACCCTTTAACCCCCTAGAAATGATAGCTAGAGTGAAAGCCCAATTACGAAGATATAAACGTTATAATATGTTTAAATCAACAGCAATATCGGCAAGTACAAATCAAAATGAATACGATTTTGCAGGGCTAATAATAAACAAAGATAAACATACCTGCTCTTTATTTGGTGAGGTATTATCACTTACTCCTATTGAGTTTTCTATACTATGGTATCTTTGTGAAAATAAAGGTAAAGTAGTTTCATCAGAGGCATTATTTGAGGCCGTTTGGGGCGAAAAGTTTTTAGATAATAACAATACTGTTATGGCACACATTGGGAGATTAAGAGAGAAAATGCACGAGAAACCTCGTAAGCCAAAATTCATAAAAACTGTATGGGGAGTAGGTTACAAAATTGAAAGTGAGCAGTAGGTTCAAAAATAAATCAAAAATATATATAAAAATTTACCTAAAATTATTAGTATCAATAGCCATAATGACTTTTGTTTTAGGTGGTATTTTTTTAGCTTTTTTTATTTTAGGACATGATCTTATTGTATGGTATAATACTAACTCTATATTTTATATAATAGGTAAACTACTAGATAATAATAGACTTTTTTTCTTTATAGTCTCCTGGATATTTTGTTTATTAATAATTATTTCTTATTATGTAAGAAAAACAATTTCTTATGTAGATACAATGACCTTAGCTATAGATAAAGTATTTACTGATGATTCTAACCCTATAAAATTACCAGATGATTTAGAGGATATCGAACTAAGGCTAAATGAAATTAAATATGATAGAAGCCAAAACCAAAAACTTGCTAAAGAGGCTGAACAGCGTAAAAATGATTTGGTGGTATACTTAGCACATGACTTAAAAACACCATTAACATCGGTGTTAGGTTATTTAACACTATTACGGGATGAAGAAAATATATCACCAAGCTTAAAACAAAAGTATTTAGAAATTGCCACCGATAAAGCTGCTCGGTTAGAGATTTTAATAAACGAGTTTTTTGATATAACACGCTTTAACTTAATGGGTTTATCACTAGAAACAACAACCTTTAACTTGGCATTTATGCTACAGCAGATTGCCTACGAGTTTAACCCATTGTTTGCAGATAAAAATCTTACCTGTAAAGTTGACGTGCCGGATGAACTTTTTATTAAAGGTGATGTAGGTAAATTAGAGCGAGTTTTTGACAATTTAATACGAAATGCTATAAATTATAGTTTTAAAAATAGTGAAATACAAATTATAGCTATTGAAAACGAAGACGGTGTAATAGTAAAGTTTGCAAATAGTGGAGACTCAATACCACAGCATAAACTTAGACATATTTTTGAGCAGTTTTACCGTTTAGATTCTTCTCGTGGCTCTCACACAGGTGGTTCTGGTTTAGGTTTAGCTATTGCTAAACAAATAGTAGAGCTTCATAACGGAACTATAAAGGCCACAAGTGAAAACGAAGTTATTGAATTTGAAATATATTTACCTTTATACACATCAGAAAATCTTAAGAATTAGTATAGAAAATATATAGCTTATATATATTTAAAACAAATAAAAAGCCTTATTTATCTTAGTACAATTAGTTTACTAAGATAAATAAGGCTTTTTTTAAAAAGGTAAGGTGTAAAAAATGAAAAAAAAGAGAATAGCAGTAATCTTTGGAGGTCACTCAAGCGAATACTCTGTTTCATTACAGTCTGCTTCAGCAGTAATTCAAAATATTAATCAAGAAAAATATGAAACATTACTTATTGGCATTACTAAATATGGTAATTGGTATAAATATAATGGTAACATTGCAAATATCTTAAATGATAGTTGGTATAATCCTATAGATTGTGTTCCTGCGCTTATATCTCCAAACCGCGGATCTTCTGAAATAATTGAATTAAATAGTAAAGCCGTTATTCGACATAAGGTAGATGTTGTATTTCCTATTTTACATGGCAAATTTGGTGAAGACGGTACTTTGCAGGGCTTACTTGAACTTAGTGGCATACCTTATGTGGGTTGTGATACACTCTCCTCTGCTCTATGCATGGATAAAGATTTAGCTCACATAATTGCTAAAGTTGCTGGTGTTAAAATACCAAACTATATTGTCATTAATAAAAACACTTCAATAGTGGAAGTAATCCACAAAATAAAATCTTTAGAATACCCTCTTATTGTTAAACCCGCTAAAGCTGGTTCTTCATTCGGGATTACTAAAGTCGATAATGAAAAAGAATTATCTTTAGCCATTAAAACAGCCTCAATACACGACAAAAAAATTGTGATTGAAGAGTTTATAAAAGGATTTGAAGTAGGTTGTGCCATTTTTGGTAATGATAAATTAACTATTGGTGAGGTTGATGAAATAGAGTTAAGTAAAGGATTCTTTAATTATACAGAAAAATATAGCTTGCAAACTTCTAAAATTCATTTACCAGCAAGACTAAATAAAAATATTACTAATAAAGTTAAAAACACAGCTTTAAAACTCTATAAGGCATTACAATGTAAAGGATTTGCTAGAGTAGATATGTTTGTTACACCTACTGGAGAAATAGTATTTAATGAAATAAACACTATTCCTGGATTTACCACTCATAGTAGGTTTCCTAATATGCTAAAGGGCATTGGTTTGGGTTTTACTGAAATAATTGATAACTTAATAGATTTGGCATTACAACAATGAAAACAATTCAACTAACCCAAAAGAATATATTCTTAGGCAACCTTATTCTTGTAAATGCTAATAACCCTATTAATGATCAATATTACAGTATTGTGCACGATTTAATGCCCTTGCATAGCATAATAGAAAATATATCACTTACAACACAGGCCAGCCAACAATTACTAAAATTGCTGCATGCTTGTAATGGTGTTAATAAAATTATACCTATTAGTGGTTACAGATCTTTATATGAGCAAATTAAAATATTAAATGATTGTTTATCCGAAAATGGCGCTGAATT
This Clostridium sp. 'deep sea' DNA region includes the following protein-coding sequences:
- the vanG gene encoding D-alanine--D-serine ligase VanG, with the protein product MKKKRIAVIFGGHSSEYSVSLQSASAVIQNINQEKYETLLIGITKYGNWYKYNGNIANILNDSWYNPIDCVPALISPNRGSSEIIELNSKAVIRHKVDVVFPILHGKFGEDGTLQGLLELSGIPYVGCDTLSSALCMDKDLAHIIAKVAGVKIPNYIVINKNTSIVEVIHKIKSLEYPLIVKPAKAGSSFGITKVDNEKELSLAIKTASIHDKKIVIEEFIKGFEVGCAIFGNDKLTIGEVDEIELSKGFFNYTEKYSLQTSKIHLPARLNKNITNKVKNTALKLYKALQCKGFARVDMFVTPTGEIVFNEINTIPGFTTHSRFPNMLKGIGLGFTEIIDNLIDLALQQ
- the vanR gene encoding VanR-ABDEGLN family response regulator transcription factor gives rise to the protein MSINILVVDDEKEIADLVELYLKNEGYKIFKYYNGADALQCIKNNRLDLAVLDVMLPDISGFSICQKIRENHHYPVIMLTAKVEDIDKITGLTIGADDYITKPFNPLEMIARVKAQLRRYKRYNMFKSTAISASTNQNEYDFAGLIINKDKHTCSLFGEVLSLTPIEFSILWYLCENKGKVVSSEALFEAVWGEKFLDNNNTVMAHIGRLREKMHEKPRKPKFIKTVWGVGYKIESEQ